In Bdellovibrio bacteriovorus, the following are encoded in one genomic region:
- a CDS encoding TIGR02147 family protein, translated as MQTTYRDILLQIYQDRSVANPSYSMRSFARDLGVPSSTLSEVLSRKKGISPRRALQFAKLLRLPEWQSQLFCDLVTQDHAKSPADRRAAKIRISERKQENSLRLINHTAMRALTSWVDLAILELTYLPEFKPAASWISKKIDASETSVTDSISRLKTAGLLTCDESTNKWIDASPLFSTTDGIPSEAIRKFHRSVLNLAIKKLDTADIEKRTVKTAVISLSKDRVPRAKKILDEAIAKIVSLADESHQTREDVMCFSAQLFSVINPKGEL; from the coding sequence ATGCAAACCACATACAGGGACATCCTTCTGCAAATATATCAAGATCGAAGCGTTGCCAATCCAAGCTATTCGATGCGCTCATTTGCCCGCGATTTGGGTGTGCCATCTTCCACCCTTTCTGAAGTCCTGAGCAGAAAAAAAGGAATCTCTCCTCGAAGAGCTCTTCAATTTGCTAAACTTCTGCGGCTTCCGGAATGGCAATCACAGCTCTTCTGCGACCTCGTTACACAAGATCATGCCAAGAGCCCTGCAGATCGGCGAGCAGCTAAAATACGTATAAGCGAGCGAAAACAAGAAAACTCCCTTCGCCTGATTAATCATACCGCGATGCGGGCTTTGACTTCTTGGGTAGATCTCGCCATTCTTGAACTGACTTATCTTCCCGAATTTAAGCCCGCAGCATCCTGGATTTCCAAAAAAATTGACGCGTCAGAAACCAGCGTTACCGATTCCATATCAAGGCTTAAAACTGCAGGCCTGCTTACTTGCGACGAATCCACCAATAAATGGATCGACGCATCTCCCCTTTTCAGCACGACTGACGGAATACCGAGCGAAGCTATAAGAAAATTTCATCGAAGCGTTCTAAACCTGGCCATTAAAAAATTGGATACCGCCGACATCGAAAAAAGAACGGTCAAGACGGCGGTTATATCTTTATCCAAGGACCGCGTACCTAGAGCTAAAAAGATTTTAGATGAAGCCATCGCCAAAATTGTCTCGCTGGCAGACGAGAGTCATCAAACTCGTGAAGACGTCATGTGCTTTAGCGCCCAGTTATTTTCCGTTATAAATCCAAAGGGGGAATTGTGA
- a CDS encoding 3'-5' exonuclease, giving the protein MAFRWLGKSEDGATVTLHRLEGCPVQTPFYATPSWLELNADIVRTGVVLDTETTGLNHVEDAIIEIGLRQFLFNRQTGEILALSKAYSSFQDPGRPIPAEITELTGITDDMVAGKNIEWPVVDALLEEASIIIAHNARFDRPFIDKKSAVSREKIWGCSIKQIDWRAQGFTSSKLELLNVYHGFFTDSHRAINDVDALLYLLSLPQADDDKSYLHELLNNAKKSQTHVIATSAPFETKDQLKGRGYSWDNTNKFWNKVINKETLQDEIKWLEETVYFGAFRGLTREIALSDNFKS; this is encoded by the coding sequence ATGGCATTTCGTTGGCTAGGAAAATCTGAAGATGGGGCCACCGTCACCCTTCACCGTTTAGAAGGTTGCCCAGTGCAAACTCCCTTTTACGCCACCCCTTCTTGGCTTGAACTGAATGCCGATATCGTGCGCACAGGCGTGGTGCTAGATACTGAAACCACGGGACTTAATCACGTTGAAGACGCCATTATTGAAATCGGTCTCCGACAGTTTTTATTCAATCGCCAAACTGGCGAAATCTTAGCTTTAAGCAAAGCTTACAGTTCATTTCAAGATCCCGGGCGCCCCATTCCAGCTGAAATCACCGAGCTCACGGGCATTACAGATGACATGGTCGCAGGTAAAAATATCGAATGGCCGGTCGTAGATGCGCTTTTAGAAGAAGCCAGTATTATCATCGCCCACAATGCCCGCTTTGATCGTCCCTTTATTGATAAAAAATCTGCGGTTTCCAGAGAGAAAATCTGGGGATGTTCAATCAAACAAATCGACTGGCGTGCGCAAGGTTTTACCAGCTCCAAGTTAGAGCTTTTAAATGTCTATCACGGTTTTTTTACAGATTCTCACCGTGCGATCAACGATGTGGACGCGCTTCTTTATCTTTTAAGTCTGCCTCAAGCAGACGACGATAAAAGTTATCTGCATGAACTTTTAAATAATGCCAAGAAAAGCCAAACCCACGTGATTGCGACCTCCGCCCCTTTTGAAACTAAAGACCAATTAAAGGGCCGGGGTTACAGCTGGGATAACACTAATAAGTTTTGGAACAAGGTGATCAACAAAGAAACCTTGCAAGACGAAATCAAATGGCTGGAAGAAACTGTTTATTTTGGTGCCTTCCGTGGGCTGACGCGTGAAATCGCTTTGTCGGACAATTTTAAATCTTAA
- a CDS encoding OmpA family protein, whose product MTSIIRLMMSLAFYGVLTSHAQDVETATAKMVGAEQSAPIFFDPGVKALSEEEKNEIKAFFTDLRTSDKVKAVQVLAWGDREYPEKEEKASKKQVDLAEARAAEIKKYLQDDLKISSVQTHNMAERPSKFSEILKTKDYKVKSSAEATGAAPTKGKTGIFEEMGRATTALLLVDLTK is encoded by the coding sequence ATGACTTCAATTATTCGCTTAATGATGAGCCTGGCATTTTACGGTGTGCTGACGTCGCACGCTCAAGACGTAGAAACCGCGACCGCAAAAATGGTGGGGGCGGAACAGTCGGCTCCGATCTTTTTTGATCCCGGCGTGAAAGCCTTAAGCGAAGAAGAAAAAAATGAAATCAAAGCCTTTTTCACCGATTTGCGAACTTCAGACAAAGTCAAAGCCGTTCAAGTTTTAGCTTGGGGGGATCGTGAGTATCCGGAAAAAGAGGAAAAAGCCTCTAAAAAACAAGTCGACTTAGCCGAAGCCAGAGCTGCGGAAATTAAAAAATATCTTCAAGATGATTTGAAAATTTCTTCCGTACAAACTCACAACATGGCGGAACGTCCTTCTAAGTTCAGTGAAATTCTTAAAACCAAAGACTATAAAGTTAAATCTTCAGCAGAAGCCACGGGGGCCGCTCCCACTAAAGGAAAAACCGGCATCTTTGAAGAGATGGGTCGTGCAACCACGGCACTTTTATTAGTTGATTTGACTAAATAG
- a CDS encoding M48 family metallopeptidase produces the protein MKMTKYVLALICAFQLSCSSLGGGVSESDINAEAAKAYAEIKAKSKMSNNAEWNAMVQRVAQRIAQSSGENFQWEVVLIDSPEVNAWCMPGGKMAVYTGIMPVLKTEGALAAVMGHEVAHATLRHGMAGYARAKQSNYAGLAIGIATIVGGQVLCKTEQCRQLSQLGGVAAGFALTFLDRKFSRGDETSADKEGQMLMARAGYDPAESLKLWQRMNAAQKGAAPPEFMSTHPSDQTRQGNLSSWLPQAEQAYAQAPQKYGIGAPIK, from the coding sequence ATGAAAATGACGAAATACGTTCTAGCTCTTATTTGTGCCTTCCAATTAAGCTGTTCTTCCCTGGGCGGAGGTGTGAGCGAGTCTGACATTAATGCCGAAGCCGCGAAAGCTTATGCCGAAATTAAAGCAAAATCCAAAATGTCGAACAATGCGGAATGGAACGCGATGGTTCAGCGAGTGGCGCAAAGAATCGCGCAGTCCTCGGGTGAAAATTTTCAATGGGAAGTGGTTTTAATTGATAGTCCTGAAGTGAATGCTTGGTGTATGCCGGGCGGAAAGATGGCAGTGTACACGGGCATCATGCCCGTCCTTAAAACGGAAGGGGCCTTGGCTGCGGTGATGGGCCATGAGGTGGCGCATGCAACACTTCGTCACGGTATGGCCGGATATGCGCGGGCCAAACAATCTAATTACGCCGGGCTTGCTATCGGTATTGCGACCATCGTGGGCGGTCAGGTTCTGTGTAAAACAGAACAATGTCGTCAGCTCAGCCAATTGGGTGGCGTGGCCGCGGGGTTCGCTTTGACATTCTTAGACCGGAAATTTTCTCGCGGAGATGAAACTTCCGCGGACAAAGAAGGTCAGATGTTAATGGCACGTGCAGGTTATGATCCGGCCGAGTCCTTAAAGCTGTGGCAGCGTATGAATGCCGCGCAAAAAGGGGCGGCCCCTCCGGAGTTCATGTCCACGCATCCTTCGGATCAAACTCGCCAAGGAAATTTAAGTTCATGGTTGCCCCAAGCTGAACAAGCTTACGCGCAAGCTCCGCAAAAATATGGTATCGGCGCTCCGATAAAATAG
- a CDS encoding SDR family oxidoreductase, protein MQKQNVQQEPKPPFPRQKLKAPGLEAQMKEKPRYKAPQYRAANKLENKCALITGGDSGIGRAVAYLYAREGADVAITYLPVEKKDAQKIKSEIEALGQKCILLEGDLTNEKFCQKAVKETVKKLGKIDILVSNAAHQMRKDDISEITTKEFDRTFKTNVYAYFHLAKAAVPYMKPGSAIIATSSETSTRAPDQLLDYSSTKGAINTFTKSLAKMLAPKGIRVNAVAPGPVWTPLNPADAGASMEKIRNFGKKTPMERPGQPEEMAPAYVFLASEADSSFISGIVLPIMGGESI, encoded by the coding sequence ATGCAAAAACAGAACGTTCAGCAGGAGCCAAAACCACCCTTTCCACGCCAAAAATTGAAAGCTCCGGGCTTAGAAGCCCAGATGAAAGAAAAGCCTCGTTACAAGGCTCCGCAATATCGCGCCGCAAACAAGTTAGAAAACAAATGCGCGCTGATCACGGGCGGGGATTCGGGTATTGGTCGAGCGGTCGCCTATCTGTACGCCCGTGAAGGGGCCGATGTCGCAATCACCTATTTGCCAGTCGAAAAAAAAGATGCGCAAAAAATAAAATCTGAAATTGAGGCCTTGGGACAGAAATGTATTTTGTTAGAGGGTGATTTGACGAATGAAAAATTCTGCCAAAAAGCGGTGAAAGAGACGGTAAAAAAGCTGGGAAAAATTGATATCCTCGTAAGCAACGCCGCTCATCAAATGCGCAAAGATGATATTTCAGAAATCACCACGAAAGAATTTGATCGCACCTTTAAAACCAATGTTTATGCTTATTTTCATTTGGCCAAAGCCGCTGTTCCTTACATGAAACCAGGATCCGCCATTATCGCGACAAGTTCCGAAACATCCACGCGCGCTCCAGATCAACTTTTGGATTACTCTTCAACCAAAGGAGCGATTAACACTTTTACCAAATCATTGGCAAAGATGTTAGCTCCTAAGGGCATTCGCGTGAATGCCGTGGCTCCGGGCCCGGTATGGACCCCGCTCAATCCGGCAGATGCCGGGGCGAGTATGGAAAAAATCCGCAACTTTGGAAAGAAAACACCGATGGAACGTCCAGGTCAGCCCGAAGAAATGGCGCCGGCCTATGTGTTTCTCGCCTCGGAAGCAGATTCCAGTTTCATATCGGGAATTGTTTTGCCGATCATGGGGGGTGAGTCCATCTAA
- the lon gene encoding endopeptidase La: MSFASGFVPVIPLKNSVLFPDISMPLRVGRERSISALQKALRDNQWVVLLTQKNATIPVDKIEDLYSVGTLAKIESFRMDEDGSYSIFVKAHQRVRVVQSRNSEGFYEVQSEALEDRGAIDKRTEEALFSSLQTLSDELLDLLPGNAKTVKEMVHEIESLNTLTNMCAAYADIPIEEKQEILEVTGLKDRTLKLLDRLQALKERLKIQRGIRDKLNENFQTSQKEAILREQMKVIRNELGEGENGDLFEKFRKRIAEAGMPPETLELAQNQLKRLETINSGSPEYQMIRTHLELMLDLPWSKSSPQKEIDLTEAEKILNEDHFGLEKIKTRILQHLAVMKLRQKHQGSILLFVGPPGVGKTSLGKSIARALGKKYVRASLGGSRDDAEIRGHRRTYIGALPGRIISGIKKAGENDPVFILDEIDKLSRGFSGDPAAAMLEVLDPEQNNTFQDHYLDTPFDLSKVFFIATANSLDGIPGPLLDRMEVVELTGYTLEEKKQIAQKYLWPKQLADHGIGEGSLIITDEAMSKLLTHYTREAGVRDLQRKIAAICKFVSLKFVQTHGQTTTVDVKDLEEIFGSERFSSDMIESLLPPGVVTGLAWTPVGGDILFVESAQMPGNGQLLITGQLGEVMQESAKIALSLLKSRLPLMDPLLDFTKKDIHVHVPAGAIPKDGPSAGVTMLTSMASLLTKRAVDPKLAMTGEISLRGSVLPVGGIKEKVIAAHRAGVREVIMCTKNKKDLREIPEEIKKDIRFHFVDEVNEVLKIALGVNLPHWDARVTNKEEGTPFFPAG, translated from the coding sequence ATGTCATTTGCTTCTGGTTTTGTCCCCGTGATTCCTCTTAAGAATTCTGTTCTGTTTCCTGATATCAGCATGCCATTGCGCGTAGGTCGTGAGCGCAGCATTTCTGCTTTGCAAAAAGCTTTAAGAGACAATCAGTGGGTCGTCTTATTAACACAAAAAAATGCCACCATCCCTGTCGACAAAATTGAAGACCTCTATTCTGTCGGCACGCTAGCTAAAATCGAATCATTCCGTATGGATGAAGACGGAAGTTACAGCATTTTCGTGAAAGCTCACCAGCGCGTGCGCGTCGTACAAAGTCGCAACAGCGAAGGTTTTTATGAAGTGCAAAGCGAGGCCTTGGAAGATCGTGGCGCGATAGATAAACGCACCGAAGAAGCTTTGTTTTCGAGCTTACAAACTTTAAGCGATGAGCTGCTGGACCTTTTGCCGGGCAACGCAAAAACGGTCAAAGAAATGGTGCACGAAATCGAAAGCCTTAACACGCTGACAAATATGTGCGCGGCTTACGCCGATATTCCGATCGAAGAAAAACAAGAGATTTTAGAAGTCACCGGGCTTAAAGATCGCACTTTAAAATTATTAGATCGTTTGCAAGCATTGAAAGAACGCCTGAAAATTCAACGCGGTATCCGCGATAAGCTCAACGAAAACTTTCAGACTTCACAAAAAGAGGCCATCCTTCGTGAACAAATGAAGGTCATCCGCAACGAATTAGGCGAAGGTGAAAACGGCGATCTTTTTGAAAAATTTCGCAAGCGCATTGCCGAAGCTGGAATGCCACCTGAAACTTTAGAGTTGGCGCAGAACCAATTGAAAAGATTGGAAACAATCAATTCAGGTTCACCGGAATACCAAATGATTCGCACGCATTTAGAATTGATGCTGGACTTGCCATGGAGTAAGTCATCACCGCAAAAAGAAATCGATTTAACCGAGGCCGAAAAGATTTTAAACGAAGATCATTTTGGTTTAGAAAAAATCAAAACTCGCATCTTGCAACATTTGGCCGTGATGAAGTTGCGTCAAAAACATCAGGGCTCTATTTTGCTTTTCGTGGGACCTCCCGGCGTGGGTAAAACCTCTTTAGGAAAAAGTATCGCGCGTGCTTTGGGTAAAAAATATGTGCGCGCAAGCCTAGGGGGCTCAAGAGATGATGCGGAAATTCGCGGGCATCGACGCACTTATATTGGCGCTCTGCCAGGTCGTATTATTTCTGGAATTAAAAAGGCTGGTGAAAATGATCCCGTCTTTATTCTGGATGAGATCGACAAACTTTCGCGCGGATTTAGTGGTGACCCCGCCGCGGCAATGCTTGAGGTCCTAGACCCCGAGCAAAACAATACTTTCCAAGATCATTACCTGGACACTCCTTTTGATCTTTCTAAAGTGTTCTTTATCGCGACCGCCAACTCACTAGATGGAATCCCGGGACCTTTGTTGGACCGTATGGAAGTGGTTGAGCTCACCGGTTACACCTTGGAAGAGAAAAAACAGATCGCGCAAAAATACTTGTGGCCAAAACAATTGGCCGATCATGGAATTGGCGAAGGATCTTTGATTATCACCGACGAGGCGATGAGCAAACTTTTAACTCATTACACACGCGAGGCCGGTGTACGGGATTTGCAACGGAAAATTGCCGCCATCTGTAAGTTTGTAAGTTTAAAATTCGTGCAGACGCACGGCCAAACCACGACGGTGGACGTGAAAGACTTAGAAGAGATCTTTGGTTCTGAAAGATTTTCTTCAGACATGATCGAAAGTCTTTTGCCGCCAGGAGTGGTGACGGGACTTGCTTGGACACCCGTGGGTGGAGATATTTTATTTGTAGAATCGGCACAGATGCCCGGCAATGGTCAATTACTGATCACCGGTCAATTGGGTGAAGTGATGCAAGAGTCGGCAAAAATTGCTTTAAGTCTTTTAAAGTCTCGCTTGCCGCTGATGGATCCGCTTTTAGATTTTACTAAAAAAGACATCCATGTGCATGTGCCCGCGGGTGCTATTCCCAAAGATGGTCCGTCAGCGGGTGTGACCATGTTGACTTCGATGGCTTCATTGCTAACCAAACGAGCGGTGGATCCAAAACTTGCGATGACCGGTGAAATATCCTTACGTGGAAGTGTTCTTCCGGTGGGTGGTATTAAAGAAAAAGTCATCGCGGCTCATCGAGCGGGAGTTCGTGAGGTGATCATGTGTACGAAAAACAAAAAGGATTTAAGAGAAATTCCTGAAGAGATTAAAAAAGACATTCGCTTTCATTTTGTCGATGAAGTGAATGAAGTTTTAAAAATCGCCTTGGGAGTGAATCTGCCTCACTGGGATGCGCGAGTGACTAACAAGGAAGAAGGAACCCCCTTCTTCCCTGCCGGGTAA
- a CDS encoding SLC13 family permease — translation MDLHQIYFLIILVAALYFFISEKLSVDMTAMLIILSLAITGVLDAKEAFSGFASEPALIVCAVFVLSAGLAATGVTDTIGNAVAKFSGKNQLTANLVIMTTVAGLSAFTHHLMVTAMMLPIAMRISRENEIPSSRLLIPMATAASLGTTLTLIGAPAFLLANGILKRAGEPALRLFSVTPLGAVLVLGGFVLILLTLWVLPKTSGRDKADERFRINEIFTELLVPEESRWIGVSLEEFKKETAKRFEIVGMKRYNQRLSILQADLVLQHNDLLLVKTTPDELLSLDERMGLALRSVKKYGEQLEKNKPVDGKPRDVKEPLIVQGLVAPQSGLIGKTVGEIDFLHSLGVLVVGIWRKEGWIYHELSQVRLKEGDMVILWGDEETFDTINADSHFLLLFPMNLRPKKRFKAKLASAIMLTSVVLAATEVLAPHISFLLGAFVMVATKCVSLPRAYESIEVKIFVMIAGVIPLGLAMEKTGLAKLFAENLAGVIHHWPPWAILLCFFSAAALLTQILSDAATTVLIAPIAVAFAKDMHMSPTAMVVCVTVGAVASFLTPIGHHGNLLVLGPGNYRFVDFLKIGLPLTIFIAGATVYVAGLLWG, via the coding sequence ATGGATTTACATCAAATTTACTTTCTCATTATCCTCGTAGCCGCCCTTTATTTTTTCATCAGCGAAAAGCTCTCGGTGGATATGACGGCGATGCTGATCATTCTTTCCTTGGCTATCACGGGTGTTCTTGATGCCAAGGAAGCTTTTTCAGGTTTTGCCAGTGAACCGGCGTTGATCGTTTGTGCCGTATTTGTTCTGTCTGCCGGACTTGCCGCTACCGGCGTCACGGATACCATCGGAAATGCCGTGGCCAAGTTTTCCGGGAAAAATCAGCTGACCGCGAATTTAGTGATAATGACCACTGTCGCGGGTCTTTCCGCTTTTACCCATCATTTGATGGTGACGGCGATGATGCTACCCATTGCGATGCGTATTTCACGGGAAAATGAAATTCCTTCGTCACGTCTCTTAATTCCGATGGCCACCGCGGCCTCCCTGGGGACGACGTTGACTCTGATCGGCGCGCCGGCATTTCTTTTAGCGAATGGTATTCTTAAACGAGCCGGCGAGCCCGCGTTAAGGCTCTTTTCCGTCACCCCCCTCGGGGCCGTCTTGGTGTTAGGTGGTTTTGTTTTAATTCTCTTAACCCTTTGGGTTTTGCCTAAAACTTCGGGTCGAGATAAAGCGGATGAAAGATTTCGTATCAATGAAATCTTCACCGAGCTTTTAGTTCCAGAAGAATCCCGATGGATCGGTGTTTCTTTAGAAGAGTTTAAAAAGGAAACTGCCAAGCGTTTTGAAATCGTCGGGATGAAACGCTATAATCAGCGCCTTTCCATCTTACAGGCGGATTTAGTCTTGCAGCATAATGATTTGCTTTTAGTGAAGACCACGCCTGATGAGCTTTTATCGCTGGATGAAAGGATGGGTTTAGCTCTGCGCTCGGTCAAAAAATACGGAGAGCAGTTAGAAAAAAATAAACCTGTTGATGGCAAACCGCGGGATGTGAAAGAGCCTTTGATCGTGCAAGGCTTGGTCGCCCCGCAGTCCGGACTTATAGGTAAAACGGTGGGGGAGATTGATTTTCTTCACAGTTTGGGGGTTTTAGTTGTCGGGATCTGGCGAAAAGAAGGATGGATTTATCATGAGCTTTCTCAAGTAAGACTTAAAGAAGGCGACATGGTCATTCTTTGGGGGGATGAAGAAACCTTTGATACGATCAATGCCGACAGCCACTTCTTATTGCTATTCCCCATGAATTTACGCCCGAAAAAACGTTTTAAGGCTAAATTGGCGTCAGCGATCATGCTGACTTCGGTGGTGCTGGCCGCCACGGAAGTGTTAGCCCCGCACATTTCGTTTCTTTTGGGGGCCTTCGTGATGGTGGCGACAAAATGTGTCTCACTGCCGCGGGCTTACGAATCTATAGAAGTAAAAATATTTGTGATGATTGCTGGAGTTATTCCCTTGGGTCTCGCCATGGAAAAAACGGGTTTGGCAAAATTATTTGCTGAAAATTTAGCAGGCGTGATTCATCACTGGCCACCTTGGGCTATTTTATTGTGCTTCTTTTCAGCGGCCGCTTTGTTGACCCAAATTCTTTCGGATGCGGCGACCACGGTTTTGATTGCGCCGATCGCGGTGGCCTTTGCTAAAGATATGCATATGTCACCGACAGCCATGGTGGTTTGTGTAACCGTGGGGGCGGTGGCTTCCTTCTTAACTCCCATTGGTCATCACGGAAATCTTTTGGTTTTAGGTCCCGGAAATTATCGTTTCGTGGACTTTCTAAAGATAGGTTTACCCCTGACGATTTTCATCGCCGGGGCAACCGTTTACGTGGCAGGACTTCTTTGGGGCTAA
- a CDS encoding DUF3137 domain-containing protein, which translates to MKDHRDFADFYEASLQFFYEAGMAIRLSAGKQTFRLLCMVVIVIATACLWGRAPKVLLIPAAAAGLYWLATSHSFKNEKYRVSLAKVHQEALNELVWIHDRAWRYTLRAPKVRREIRESGLFNHNVDFIHEKGCISGPVGMCLMAAVKVDMGNILEVTQRIGRLSMTKRHHRPTFSGFFIAMDFPRSFTGTVILRRGAQSNLSMNHEAFDNIFQVQTRDHDLAREVLTPFMLDQLVNLDSRLSQFPFTVTFKDSCVYVSLPWEKELFAPAFDDNARFQAAYDDSLAIEVISVISKELLAEQFMDRKRKTS; encoded by the coding sequence TTGAAGGATCATCGCGATTTTGCAGATTTTTATGAAGCGTCGTTGCAGTTTTTTTATGAAGCTGGAATGGCGATTCGTTTAAGCGCGGGCAAACAAACATTTCGCCTTTTATGTATGGTGGTGATTGTTATTGCGACGGCCTGTCTGTGGGGGCGTGCGCCGAAGGTTCTACTTATTCCCGCGGCCGCTGCCGGTCTTTATTGGCTGGCCACCAGTCACAGCTTTAAAAATGAAAAATACCGGGTGTCCCTGGCAAAGGTTCACCAAGAAGCTTTAAATGAGCTTGTATGGATTCATGATCGAGCTTGGCGCTACACATTGCGCGCACCCAAGGTCAGACGTGAAATCCGTGAGAGTGGTCTTTTTAATCACAACGTCGATTTTATCCACGAAAAAGGCTGTATCTCAGGGCCGGTCGGAATGTGTTTAATGGCAGCGGTCAAAGTGGATATGGGAAATATCCTAGAGGTCACGCAAAGAATCGGGCGACTTTCAATGACTAAACGTCATCATCGCCCGACATTTTCTGGTTTTTTTATCGCGATGGATTTTCCGCGGTCTTTCACCGGGACAGTGATCTTGCGTCGCGGGGCTCAAAGCAATCTTTCTATGAATCATGAAGCTTTTGACAATATTTTCCAAGTGCAAACGCGGGATCATGATTTGGCGCGCGAGGTGTTAACTCCGTTTATGCTGGATCAATTGGTGAATCTTGACTCTCGTCTTTCTCAATTTCCATTCACGGTGACATTTAAAGATTCTTGCGTGTACGTGTCCCTTCCTTGGGAAAAGGAACTTTTTGCCCCGGCGTTTGATGACAACGCTCGTTTTCAAGCCGCCTATGATGACTCTTTGGCGATTGAAGTTATCTCTGTGATTTCTAAAGAACTTCTCGCCGAACAATTCATGGATAGAAAAAGAAAGACATCATGA